From Chloroflexota bacterium, one genomic window encodes:
- a CDS encoding carbohydrate kinase family protein — MEHLDTDWRVVVIGGAGLDIKGRLLEPLIEKTSNPGRLTISVGGVARNIAENLARLGAQSSLIAAVGNDEFGRLIIQQTEDAGVDTDAMMILEDQHSAAYLALLDCNGLLYTALDDSHCARALTPDYIYDNVQLLRAADAVFIDANLARATADVILQICAEEDIPVCFEPVAYGLAGRYRDRLRGMYLITPNEREAEALTGLPVTSPAEATAAAKELVRLGVEIAIITLAREGLVYATADGHGHIPTLVRDVVDATGAGDALAAAVLFGLMNELTLDEAVRLGASAAALTVASPDTVRRDLSLESLYAQLLI; from the coding sequence ATGGAACATTTGGATACAGATTGGCGCGTGGTGGTTATTGGTGGCGCAGGGCTGGATATCAAAGGGCGTTTGCTGGAGCCATTGATTGAAAAAACCTCGAATCCAGGCCGTTTAACAATTAGTGTTGGCGGCGTTGCCCGTAATATTGCTGAAAATTTGGCCCGTTTGGGGGCGCAAAGCAGCCTGATTGCCGCCGTCGGCAACGACGAATTTGGGCGCTTAATCATCCAACAAACTGAAGATGCTGGCGTTGATACCGATGCCATGATGATTTTAGAGGATCAACATTCGGCAGCCTATTTGGCGCTGCTCGATTGCAATGGCTTGTTGTATACGGCGCTTGATGATAGCCACTGTGCGCGGGCATTAACGCCCGATTACATTTACGATAATGTGCAGCTTTTACGGGCCGCTGATGCAGTTTTTATTGATGCTAATTTGGCGCGGGCAACTGCCGATGTAATTTTGCAAATTTGTGCCGAAGAAGATATTCCAGTCTGTTTCGAGCCAGTTGCCTATGGCTTAGCAGGTCGCTACCGTGATCGTTTGCGCGGCATGTATTTAATTACGCCCAACGAGCGTGAGGCTGAAGCATTAACTGGCTTGCCCGTAACTTCGCCCGCTGAGGCGACGGCTGCGGCCAAAGAATTAGTGCGGCTTGGCGTGGAAATTGCGATTATCACTTTAGCCCGTGAAGGCCTCGTATATGCCACAGCCGATGGTCATGGCCATATTCCAACCTTGGTGCGCGATGTTGTCGATGCCACCGGAGCTGGTGATGCCTTGGCTGCTGCCGTCTTATTTGGCCTGATGAATGAGTTGACGTTGGATGAAGCTGTGCGCTTGGGAGCAAGTGCCGCCGCATTAACCGTGGCCTCGCCCGACACCGTGCGCCGCGATTTGAGCCTAGAGAGTTTGTACGCCCAGTTGTTAATCTGA